Genomic window (Polaribacter batillariae):
GGTTTTTAAAGACGATTTTAATATTTTAAACGCTGGTTTTGCAGATGTAAATCCGTTTTTTTATTTAGCTCCTTGGGTGTTTTTATTTTTAATACCTGCCATTACCATGAAAAGTTTTGCAGAGGAATTTAACAATGGAACCATCGAACTTTTAAAAACAAAACCATTATCTGATTGGCAAATTGTAATGGGCAAATTTTGGGCTTCACTCCTATTAGTTCTTATTGCTTTAATACCTACTTTAACCTACATTTATACGATTTATCAACTAGGAAATCCTGTTGGAAATCTCGATTTTGGAAGCACAATAGGTTCTTATATTGGCTTGTTTTTTTTAGCATCTACCTATACAGCCATTGGTTTGTTTACCTCCTCAATTTCTAAAAACCAAATTGTGGCTTTTATTTTAGGTGTTTTAATTACTTTTTTATTGTTTTATGGCTTTGATGCGATTTCTAATTCGTTTGAAAACGATTCTTTAACCATTAAAAAATTAGGAATTAACGAACATTTTAAAAGCATTTCACGTGGTGTAATTGACACAAGAGATATTATTTATTTTTTAAGTGTAACTGTTTTCTTTTTATTCATCACTAAAACACGATTAGATTATGAATAAAAACATAAAACATATCGCAATTTTAATTGTTGGTTTGGTGGTTTTAAATATTGCAAATCAGTCGTTTTATAAGCGTTTCGATTTAACTGCAGACCAACGTTACACACTTTCTAAAACTACAAAATCCATTCTTTCTAATGTAAATCGCAATTTATTTATAACGGTCTATTTAGAAGGAGAATTTCCTTCAGAATTTAAGAGATTACAGGTAGAAACACGTCAATATTTAGAAGAATTGGCTTCTGAAAACTCATTCATAAAAATCAATTTTGAAAATCCTGATGAACAACGTGAAGCATTAATTAAAAGAGGAATGATGCCCAGTCAATTAACTGTGGAAGAAGATGGTAAACTTTCGGAAGCCATTATTTTTCCTTGGGCAGAAATTTCTTACCGTAAAAAAACGACCACTGTTTCTTTGTTACCAAACGCAATTATGGCTTCACAAGAAGCACAATTGGCAAAAGCAATCGAAAATTTAGAGTATAGTTTTTCGAATGCCATTAATTCTGTGACTCGTAATAAAGAGAAAAAAATTGGAATTATTACTGGAAATGGAGAATTAGAAGACATTTATCAATATAGTTATTTAAGCGAAGTCGCTAAAAAATATCGTTTGGCAAAATTTACATTAGATTCTGTGGCTACAAATCCGCAACAAACTTTGCAAGATTTAACAGGTTTAGATTTGGCAATTATAGCAAAACCTACACAGCGATTTTCTGAAAACGAGAAGTTTGTTTTAGATCAATTTATTGCCAATGGTGGTAAAACTCTTTGGATGATAGACAATGTGCAAGCAGACCAAGACAGTTTGTTTAATGGGGCAAAAATGTTGGCATATCCTAGAGATTTAAACTTAACAGATTTATTTTTCTCTTACGGAATTCGCATAAATTCTATTTTGATAAAAGATTTATATGCCGCTAAAATTCCTTTGGCAACTGGCGCAAGTGGCAACCAAACTCAATTTCAGAATTTAGATTGGTATTATCATCCTTTGGTTGGTGGAAATCCGAACCATTCAATTACTAAAAATATTTCTCCTGTAAGGTTACAGTTTGCAAATCAAATAGATACATTAAAAAACAACATTAAAAAAACACCTTTGTTAGTCAGTTCTGTACGAACCCAAAAAGTAGGAACGCCTACTTTTGTGGAGCTGCAATCTATTGCAGAAGAAGTTTTGGAAGCAGATTATAATGATGGCAACCAGTTATTTGCTGTTTTATTAGAAGGTAATTTTAATTCGGCATATAAAAACAGAATAAAACCTTTTGAAACATCACTTTACAAAGAAAATTCTACAAACAATAAAATGATTTTTATTGCGGATGGTGATGTTGGGAAAAATCAAATTTTAAAAGGAAAACCTTTCGATTTAGCGAGAGACAAATGGACCAACGAACAATTTGGAAATAAAGATTTTTTATTAAATGCAATCGATTATTTATTAGACGATGTTGGTTTGATGCAACTAAGAAATAAATCGTTAAAAATTCGTATGCTAGACAAGCAGAAAGCCTTTAAAGAACGTACTTTTTGGCAATTTTTAAATGTTGTTTTGCCTTTGGTTTTGCTATTTAGTTTCGGAATTCTTTTTAATTATTTGCGTAAAAAGCGATATTCTTAAGAGTTATTATGCAAAGATTTAATTAAAAAGAGACGGATTTCACTGGTTTTTACAGATATTGACGGAATTTTTGCTCTGAGATTCACTAAGAATTAAAAAAACGAATTTTATAAATTCTTACCAATTATTACTTAAAATTTCACGAAGCCCAAAATCAAACCAACTACACTGTCTGTTCGAGTGATTTTGACTTTTCGCCAAAATTGTATCGAGAACAACTTTAAAACCTTGAAATTTAAATAGAAAGCAAATCATCATAAATAAAAGAATATCCCAAAACATTCTCTAACTTACTTGAACTAATTATTTTCCATTCGTATTTTTCGTTTTTCTCAAAAATGGGTGCTTCTAAACCTTTGCTGTTTCTAGCATTTACATAAAATTCTTCTCTTGTTGGATGGTGTGTTGCACAGGCATTAAAAGTTTCGTTCCAACAATTCTGGTTAATAATTTCGTGAATAATTGCTATACAATCTTCTCTATGAATCATATTTACAAAACCTTTGGGTTGTGGAATTTTTCGCCCACCTTTAAACCAATTTCCAGGATGTCTTTCTCCACCAAACAAACCTGCAAAACGAATTATTGTGCTTTTAAAAAAGGTGTTTTTTCTAAATAAATTTTCAATTTTTACCAATGGATTATTCTCGTCAAGAACATCTTCTTCTGCCATAATTTTATTAATTCTTGGATATACAGAAGTAGAACTTATAAAAATTACCTTCTGAATAGGCGAATTTGTAATTTGAGAAACCAAGTTTTCAAAACCAGCCACATCTTTAGACGTAATGGCTACAATTAAAATATCTGAAGTTAAAAAAGCGTTAACCTCTTTAAATTTAGAAATGTTTACCAAATAGGGTTCCACACCAACAGAGGCTAAAGTAGCCATTTTTTCTTTAGAAGTTGTAGAGCCTTTTACTGCAAAACCTTCCTCTAAAAAAGAAATTGCTAAGGGTTTTCCTAACCAGCCACAGCCTAAAATACTTATTTTTTTCAATTTGAATTATTTTAAGAAATACAAAGATACATTTCCTTAATTTAAGATTTTGTTAACATTTAGCGTTTTTTGAAATCGTAATTTTGATATTATTACGAACTAAATAACGAATCATGAAAAAAAT
Coding sequences:
- the gldF gene encoding gliding motility-associated ABC transporter permease subunit GldF encodes the protein MFAILKKEFNSFFASPIAYLVIGVFLLINGLFLWVFKDDFNILNAGFADVNPFFYLAPWVFLFLIPAITMKSFAEEFNNGTIELLKTKPLSDWQIVMGKFWASLLLVLIALIPTLTYIYTIYQLGNPVGNLDFGSTIGSYIGLFFLASTYTAIGLFTSSISKNQIVAFILGVLITFLLFYGFDAISNSFENDSLTIKKLGINEHFKSISRGVIDTRDIIYFLSVTVFFLFITKTRLDYE
- the gldG gene encoding gliding motility-associated ABC transporter substrate-binding protein GldG, with the protein product MNKNIKHIAILIVGLVVLNIANQSFYKRFDLTADQRYTLSKTTKSILSNVNRNLFITVYLEGEFPSEFKRLQVETRQYLEELASENSFIKINFENPDEQREALIKRGMMPSQLTVEEDGKLSEAIIFPWAEISYRKKTTTVSLLPNAIMASQEAQLAKAIENLEYSFSNAINSVTRNKEKKIGIITGNGELEDIYQYSYLSEVAKKYRLAKFTLDSVATNPQQTLQDLTGLDLAIIAKPTQRFSENEKFVLDQFIANGGKTLWMIDNVQADQDSLFNGAKMLAYPRDLNLTDLFFSYGIRINSILIKDLYAAKIPLATGASGNQTQFQNLDWYYHPLVGGNPNHSITKNISPVRLQFANQIDTLKNNIKKTPLLVSSVRTQKVGTPTFVELQSIAEEVLEADYNDGNQLFAVLLEGNFNSAYKNRIKPFETSLYKENSTNNKMIFIADGDVGKNQILKGKPFDLARDKWTNEQFGNKDFLLNAIDYLLDDVGLMQLRNKSLKIRMLDKQKAFKERTFWQFLNVVLPLVLLFSFGILFNYLRKKRYS
- a CDS encoding NAD(P)-binding domain-containing protein, with the protein product MKKISILGCGWLGKPLAISFLEEGFAVKGSTTSKEKMATLASVGVEPYLVNISKFKEVNAFLTSDILIVAITSKDVAGFENLVSQITNSPIQKVIFISSTSVYPRINKIMAEEDVLDENNPLVKIENLFRKNTFFKSTIIRFAGLFGGERHPGNWFKGGRKIPQPKGFVNMIHREDCIAIIHEIINQNCWNETFNACATHHPTREEFYVNARNSKGLEAPIFEKNEKYEWKIISSSKLENVLGYSFIYDDLLSI